A window of Leclercia adecarboxylata contains these coding sequences:
- the arsC gene encoding arsenate reductase (glutaredoxin) (This arsenate reductase requires both glutathione and glutaredoxin to convert arsenate to arsenite, after which the efflux transporter formed by ArsA and ArsB can extrude the arsenite from the cell, providing resistance.) — MSDAVTIYHNPRCSKSRETLNLLKDHGVEPQVVLYLETPPDAATLRTLLGQLGMTSARPLMRQKEALYKELGLDDSALSEDALIQAMVDNPKLIERPIVVAKGQARIGRPPEQVLEIVK, encoded by the coding sequence ATGTCTGACGCGGTCACGATCTACCATAACCCTCGCTGCTCAAAGAGCCGTGAAACCCTGAACCTGCTTAAAGATCACGGCGTTGAGCCGCAGGTGGTGCTTTATCTGGAGACGCCGCCGGATGCCGCTACCCTCCGTACCCTGCTTGGCCAGCTGGGGATGACCAGCGCCCGGCCGTTAATGCGCCAGAAAGAGGCGCTTTATAAAGAGTTGGGACTGGATGACAGCGCGCTCAGTGAAGACGCACTGATTCAGGCGATGGTGGACAATCCGAAGCTGATTGAGCGCCCGATCGTGGTGGCAAAAGGCCAGGCCCGGATTGGTCGTCCGCCTGAACAGGTACTTGAGATTGTGAAGTAA
- the upp gene encoding uracil phosphoribosyltransferase — MKIVEVKHPLVKHKLGLMREHDISTKRFRELASEVGSLLTYEATSDLETETVTIEGWNGPVQVEQIKGKKITVVPILRAGLGMMEGVLEHVPSARISVVGIYRNEETLEPVPYFQKLVSNIDERMALVVDPMLATGGSMIATIDLLKNAGCSSIKVLVLVAAPEGIAALEKAHPDVELYTASVDQGLNEHGYIIPGLGDAGDKIFGTK, encoded by the coding sequence ATGAAGATTGTGGAAGTGAAACACCCACTCGTTAAACACAAGCTGGGCCTGATGCGTGAGCATGACATCAGCACTAAGCGCTTTCGTGAACTGGCCTCTGAAGTTGGCAGCTTACTGACCTATGAAGCAACCTCCGATCTGGAAACCGAAACGGTGACCATTGAAGGCTGGAACGGCCCGGTACAGGTTGAGCAGATCAAAGGCAAAAAAATTACCGTTGTGCCAATCCTGCGTGCGGGTCTGGGCATGATGGAAGGCGTGCTGGAGCACGTCCCAAGCGCACGTATCAGCGTGGTCGGCATCTACCGTAACGAAGAGACGCTGGAGCCGGTTCCTTATTTCCAGAAGCTGGTTTCCAACATCGACGAGCGTATGGCGCTGGTTGTTGACCCAATGCTGGCGACCGGTGGCTCCATGATCGCCACCATCGACCTGCTGAAAAACGCAGGCTGCAGCAGCATCAAGGTGCTGGTGCTGGTTGCCGCCCCGGAAGGCATTGCCGCGCTGGAAAAAGCGCACCCGGACGTTGAGCTGTACACCGCGTCTGTCGATCAGGGGCTGAACGAGCACGGATACATCATCCCGGGCCTCGGCGATGCCGGCGATAAGATTTTTGGTACCAAATAA
- the uraA gene encoding uracil permease, translating to MTRRAIGVSERPPLLQTIPLSLQHLFAMFGATVLVPILFHINPATVLLFNGIGTLLYLFICKGKIPAYLGSSFAFISPVLLLLPLGYEVALGGFIMCGVLFCLVAFIVKKAGTGWLDVMFPPAAMGAIVAVIGLELAGVAANMAGLLPADGQSPDTKTIIISLVTLGVTVFGSVLFRGFMAIIPILIGVLAGYALSFAMGVVDTTPIAQAHWFALPTFYTPRFEWFAIFTILPAALVVIAEHVGHLVVTANIVKRDLIRDPGLHRSMFANGFSTIISGFFGSTPNTTYGENIGVMAITRVYSTWVIGGAAIIAILLSCVGKLAAAIQIIPVPVMGGVSLLLYGVIGASGIRVLIESKVDYSKAQNLILTSVILIIGVSGAKVHIGAAELKGMALATIVGVGLALIFKLISILRPEEVVLDAEESEKASH from the coding sequence ATGACGCGCCGTGCTATCGGGGTGAGTGAAAGACCGCCACTTTTACAGACTATCCCGCTTAGTTTGCAGCACCTGTTTGCGATGTTTGGCGCAACCGTGCTGGTGCCTATTCTGTTCCACATTAACCCGGCCACCGTGCTGCTGTTTAATGGCATCGGGACGCTGCTGTACCTCTTCATCTGTAAAGGTAAAATCCCGGCCTATCTGGGCTCCAGCTTTGCCTTTATCTCCCCGGTTCTGCTGCTGCTGCCGTTAGGCTATGAAGTGGCGCTGGGCGGTTTCATCATGTGCGGCGTGCTGTTCTGTCTGGTGGCTTTCATCGTGAAGAAAGCCGGTACCGGCTGGCTGGATGTGATGTTCCCGCCTGCGGCAATGGGCGCAATCGTTGCCGTCATCGGCCTTGAGCTGGCTGGCGTTGCGGCGAACATGGCGGGGCTGCTGCCTGCCGACGGCCAGTCGCCGGATACCAAAACCATTATCATCTCGCTGGTGACGCTGGGCGTGACGGTCTTTGGCTCCGTGCTGTTCCGCGGCTTTATGGCAATTATCCCGATCCTGATCGGCGTGCTGGCGGGCTATGCGCTTTCCTTCGCCATGGGCGTGGTGGATACCACCCCGATCGCGCAAGCCCACTGGTTCGCGCTGCCAACCTTCTACACCCCGCGCTTTGAGTGGTTTGCTATTTTCACCATCCTGCCTGCGGCGCTGGTGGTGATTGCCGAGCATGTTGGTCACCTGGTGGTAACGGCGAACATCGTCAAGCGCGACCTGATCCGCGACCCGGGCCTGCACCGCTCGATGTTTGCCAACGGTTTCTCGACCATTATCTCCGGCTTCTTTGGTTCCACGCCCAACACCACCTACGGCGAGAACATCGGCGTAATGGCGATTACCCGCGTCTACAGTACCTGGGTTATCGGCGGCGCGGCGATTATCGCCATCCTGCTCTCCTGCGTGGGTAAACTGGCGGCCGCTATCCAGATCATCCCGGTGCCGGTGATGGGCGGCGTTTCTCTGCTGCTGTACGGCGTCATCGGCGCTTCCGGTATCCGCGTGCTGATCGAATCAAAAGTGGATTACAGCAAAGCGCAGAACCTGATCCTGACCTCGGTGATCCTGATTATTGGCGTCAGCGGTGCCAAGGTGCACATTGGCGCGGCGGAGCTGAAAGGCATGGCGCTGGCGACCATCGTCGGGGTAGGCCTGGCCCTGATCTTCAAACTGATCTCCATTCTGCGCCCGGAAGAGGTGGTTCTGGACGCGGAAGAGAGCGAAAAAGCCTCGCATTGA
- a CDS encoding DnaA inactivator Hda: protein MNAPAQLSLPLYLPDDETFASFWPGDNPSLLAALQNVLRQEHSGYIYIWSREGAGRSHLLHAACAELSQRGDAVGYVPLDKRTWFVPEVLDGMEQLSLVCIDNIECVAGDELWEMAIFDLYNRILESGKTRLLITGDRPPRQLNLGLADLASRLDWGQIYKLQPLSDEDKLQALQLRARLRGFELPEDVGRFLLKRLDREMRTLFMTLDQLDKASITAQRKLTIPFVKDILNL, encoded by the coding sequence CTGAACGCACCGGCACAGCTCTCTTTGCCACTTTATCTTCCCGACGACGAAACTTTTGCGAGTTTCTGGCCGGGTGATAACCCCTCTTTACTGGCTGCACTGCAAAACGTGTTGCGCCAGGAGCACAGCGGTTACATCTATATCTGGTCACGCGAAGGCGCGGGACGCAGCCATCTGCTGCACGCCGCCTGTGCCGAACTCTCCCAGCGCGGGGATGCGGTCGGCTATGTGCCGCTGGATAAACGCACCTGGTTTGTGCCGGAAGTCCTTGACGGGATGGAACAGCTTTCGCTGGTCTGCATCGACAATATCGAATGCGTAGCGGGTGATGAGCTGTGGGAAATGGCGATTTTTGATCTCTATAACCGCATTCTGGAGTCCGGGAAAACCCGGCTGCTGATCACCGGCGATCGACCACCGCGTCAGCTCAATCTCGGCCTGGCCGATCTGGCTTCGCGACTCGACTGGGGGCAGATCTACAAACTACAGCCGCTCTCCGATGAAGATAAGCTCCAGGCATTGCAGCTGCGGGCGCGGTTACGGGGGTTTGAGCTGCCAGAAGACGTGGGGCGTTTTCTGTTAAAACGTCTGGATCGCGAGATGCGTACGCTGTTTATGACCCTGGATCAGCTGGATAAGGCATCCATTACCGCCCAGCGAAAATTAACCATTCCTTTTGTAAAAGATATTCTCAATCTGTAG
- the purM gene encoding phosphoribosylformylglycinamidine cyclo-ligase: MTNKTSLSYKDAGVDIDAGNALVDRIKGVVKKTRRPEVMGGLGGFGALCALPQKYREPVLVSGTDGVGTKLRLAMDLKRHDTIGVDLVAMCVNDLVVQGAEPLFFLDYYATGKLDVDTAASVISGIAEGCLQSGCALVGGETAEMPGMYHGEDYDVAGFCVGVVEKSEIVDGSKVTDGDVLIALASSGPHSNGYSLVRKIVEVSGCDPLTTELEGKPLADHLLEPTRIYVKSVLELIEKVDVHAIAHLTGGGFWENIPRVLPDHTQAVIDESSWQWPAVFNWLQDAGNVSDHEMYRTFNCGVGMVIALPASEVDKALELLQAKGENAWKIGIIKASDSEQRVVIE; encoded by the coding sequence GTGACCAACAAAACTTCTCTCAGCTACAAAGATGCCGGTGTTGATATTGACGCAGGTAATGCGCTGGTTGACCGTATCAAAGGTGTGGTGAAAAAGACCCGCCGCCCGGAAGTGATGGGAGGTCTGGGAGGATTCGGCGCACTGTGCGCGCTGCCGCAAAAATACCGTGAACCGGTTCTGGTCTCAGGCACCGACGGCGTGGGCACCAAACTGCGTCTGGCGATGGATCTGAAACGCCACGACACCATCGGCGTTGACCTGGTGGCCATGTGCGTAAACGATCTGGTGGTTCAGGGCGCTGAGCCGCTGTTCTTCCTCGACTACTACGCGACCGGCAAGCTGGACGTGGATACCGCAGCCAGCGTAATCAGCGGTATCGCCGAAGGCTGTCTGCAGTCTGGTTGTGCGCTGGTGGGCGGTGAAACTGCCGAAATGCCAGGCATGTACCACGGCGAAGATTACGACGTTGCGGGCTTCTGCGTGGGCGTTGTTGAAAAATCAGAGATCGTTGACGGCAGCAAAGTAACCGACGGCGACGTGCTGATTGCCCTGGCATCCAGCGGCCCGCACTCCAACGGCTACTCCCTGGTACGCAAGATTGTTGAAGTGAGCGGCTGCGACCCCCTTACCACCGAGCTGGAAGGTAAACCTCTGGCCGATCACCTGCTGGAACCTACCCGTATCTACGTGAAATCGGTTCTGGAATTGATTGAGAAGGTGGACGTTCACGCTATCGCTCACCTGACCGGCGGCGGCTTCTGGGAAAATATCCCGCGCGTCCTGCCGGACCACACCCAGGCGGTGATCGACGAATCGTCATGGCAGTGGCCTGCGGTATTTAACTGGCTGCAGGACGCCGGTAACGTCAGCGATCACGAGATGTATCGCACCTTCAACTGCGGCGTGGGAATGGTTATCGCCCTGCCGGCAAGCGAAGTGGACAAAGCCCTGGAACTGCTGCAGGCGAAAGGTGAAAACGCGTGGAAAATCGGTATCATCAAAGCTTCTGATTCCGAACAGCGTGTGGTCATTGAATGA
- the bepA gene encoding beta-barrel assembly-enhancing protease has translation MFRQLKKTLVATLIAALTAGQMMPAFADSADSLPDMGTSAGSTLSIGQEMQMGDFYVRQLRGSAPLINDPLLVQYINSLGMRLVSHANSVKTPFHFYLINNDEINAFAFFGGNVVLHSALFRYADNESQLASVMAHEISHVTQRHLARAMEDQKRSAPLTWVGALGSILLAMASPQAGMAALTGTLAGTRQGMISFTQQNEQEADRIGIQVLQRSGFDPQAMPGFLEKLLDQARYSSRPPEILLTHPLPESRLSDARNRANQMRPVVVQSSQEFYMAKVRTLGMYNSGRNQLTNDLLDALNKGNVREQRAAQYGRALQAMEASNYAEARKNLQPLLAAEPGNAWYLDLATDIDLGQKKAQDAINRLKGARDLRNNPVLQLNLANAYLQGGQPQEAATLLNRYTFSNKDDPNGWDLLAQAEAALGHRDQELAARAEGFALAGRLDQAISLLSSASSQVKLGSLQQARYDARIDQLRELQQRYRPYEKM, from the coding sequence ATGTTCAGGCAGTTGAAAAAAACGTTGGTTGCGACGCTCATCGCTGCGCTGACCGCTGGCCAGATGATGCCAGCCTTCGCTGACTCTGCAGACTCATTGCCGGATATGGGCACCTCGGCAGGAAGCACGCTCTCCATTGGTCAGGAGATGCAAATGGGCGACTTCTATGTACGCCAGCTCCGCGGCAGTGCGCCGCTGATTAACGATCCGCTGCTGGTGCAGTACATCAATTCGCTCGGGATGCGTCTTGTCTCCCATGCAAACTCGGTCAAGACGCCTTTCCACTTCTACTTAATCAATAACGACGAGATCAACGCCTTCGCCTTCTTCGGCGGCAACGTGGTGCTGCACTCGGCGTTGTTCCGCTATGCCGATAACGAAAGCCAGCTGGCTTCGGTCATGGCGCACGAAATTTCCCACGTCACTCAGCGTCACCTGGCGCGCGCGATGGAAGATCAGAAGCGCAGCGCCCCACTCACCTGGGTGGGCGCCCTGGGCTCTATCCTGCTGGCGATGGCCAGCCCGCAGGCGGGTATGGCGGCGCTGACGGGTACCCTGGCGGGCACCCGTCAGGGGATGATCAGCTTTACCCAGCAAAACGAACAGGAAGCTGACCGCATCGGTATTCAGGTGCTGCAGCGCTCCGGGTTTGACCCGCAGGCGATGCCGGGCTTCCTCGAAAAACTACTCGACCAGGCGCGCTACTCTTCACGCCCGCCGGAAATTTTACTTACCCACCCGCTGCCGGAAAGCCGTCTCTCGGATGCGCGTAACCGCGCCAACCAGATGCGTCCGGTGGTGGTGCAGTCCTCACAAGAGTTCTACATGGCGAAGGTCAGAACCCTGGGCATGTACAACTCCGGGCGTAACCAGCTGACCAACGATCTGCTGGATGCCCTGAACAAAGGCAACGTGCGCGAGCAGCGTGCGGCTCAGTATGGGCGTGCGCTTCAGGCGATGGAAGCCAGCAACTACGCCGAAGCCCGCAAGAACCTGCAGCCGCTGCTGGCCGCCGAGCCAGGCAACGCCTGGTATCTCGACCTGGCGACCGACATCGATTTAGGGCAGAAAAAAGCCCAGGATGCGATTAACCGGCTGAAAGGTGCCCGCGATCTGCGCAACAACCCGGTGCTGCAGCTTAACCTGGCGAACGCTTACTTACAGGGTGGACAGCCGCAGGAAGCCGCCACGCTCCTCAACCGCTACACCTTCAGTAATAAAGACGACCCTAACGGTTGGGATCTGCTGGCCCAGGCAGAAGCTGCGCTTGGCCATCGCGATCAGGAGCTGGCCGCCCGCGCCGAAGGTTTCGCCCTTGCCGGACGCCTGGATCAGGCCATCTCTCTGTTGAGCAGCGCCAGCTCGCAGGTGAAACTCGGCAGTCTGCAACAGGCCCGTTACGATGCCCGCATCGACCAACTGCGCGAGCTGCAACAGCGCTACCGCCCGTATGAAAAGATGTAA
- the ppk1 gene encoding polyphosphate kinase 1 — translation MGQEKLYIEKELSWLAFNERVLQEAADKTNPLIERMRFLGIYSNNLDEFYKVRFAELKRRIIISEEQGLNSNSRHLLGKIQSRVLKADQEFDSLYNELLLEMARNQIFLINERQLSVNQQSWLRHYFKQYLRQHITPILINRETDLVQFLKDDYTYLAVEIIRGDSIRYALLEIPSDKVPRFVNLPPETPRRRKPMILLDNILRYCLDDIFKGFFDYDALNAYSMKMTRDAEYDLVHEMEASLMELMSSSLKQRLTAEPVRFVYQRDMPDAMVEMLREKLTISRYDSIVPGGRYHNFKDFIGFPNVGKANLVNKPLPRLRHIWFDKFRNGFDAIRERDVLLYYPYHTFEHVLELMRQASFDPNVLAIKINIYRVAKDSRIIDAMIHAAHNGKKVTVVVELQARFDEEANIHWARRLTEAGVHVIFSAPGLKIHAKLFLISRKEGDDVVRYAHIGTGNFNEKTARIYTDYSLLTADARITNEVRRVFNFIENPYRPVSFDYLLVSPQNSRRLLYDMIDKEIANAQNGLPAGITLKLNNLVDKGLVDRLYAASSSGVMVNLLIRGMCSLIPNLEGISENIRVISIVDRYLEHDRIYIFENGGDKRVYLSSADWMTRNIDYRIEVAAPLLDPRLKQQILDIIDLLLSDTVKARYIDKELSNRYVPRGNRRKVRAQLAIYDYIKSLEQPD, via the coding sequence ATGGGTCAGGAAAAGTTATACATCGAGAAAGAGCTAAGCTGGTTAGCATTCAACGAGCGCGTGCTTCAGGAAGCGGCGGATAAAACTAACCCGCTGATTGAACGTATGCGTTTTCTGGGGATTTATTCCAATAACCTGGATGAATTTTATAAGGTCCGCTTTGCTGAACTGAAGCGCCGAATCATCATTAGCGAAGAGCAGGGTTTAAACTCGAACTCGCGTCATCTGCTGGGCAAGATCCAGTCCCGCGTACTGAAAGCCGATCAGGAGTTTGATAGCCTGTATAACGAATTGCTGCTGGAGATGGCACGCAATCAAATCTTCCTGATCAACGAGCGTCAGCTCTCGGTCAACCAGCAGAGCTGGCTGCGCCACTATTTCAAACAGTATCTGCGCCAGCACATCACCCCGATCCTGATTAACCGTGAAACCGATCTGGTGCAGTTCCTGAAGGATGACTACACCTATCTGGCGGTAGAGATTATCCGCGGCGACAGCATCCGCTATGCGCTGCTGGAGATCCCGTCGGACAAGGTCCCGCGCTTCGTCAATCTGCCGCCGGAAACACCCCGTCGCCGCAAGCCGATGATCCTGCTGGATAATATTCTGCGCTACTGCCTCGACGACATCTTCAAAGGCTTCTTCGACTACGATGCACTGAACGCCTACTCCATGAAGATGACCCGCGACGCCGAGTACGACCTGGTGCACGAGATGGAGGCCAGCCTGATGGAGCTGATGTCCTCCAGCCTCAAGCAGCGTCTCACCGCCGAGCCGGTGCGCTTTGTTTACCAGCGCGATATGCCTGATGCCATGGTCGAGATGCTGCGCGAGAAACTGACCATCTCCCGCTATGACTCCATCGTGCCGGGCGGTCGCTACCACAACTTCAAAGACTTTATCGGCTTCCCGAACGTTGGCAAAGCCAACCTGGTGAACAAACCGCTGCCGCGCCTGCGCCACATCTGGTTTGATAAGTTCCGCAACGGCTTCGACGCCATTCGCGAGCGCGACGTCCTGCTCTACTATCCGTACCACACCTTTGAGCACGTGCTGGAACTGATGCGTCAGGCGTCGTTCGATCCCAACGTGCTGGCGATCAAAATCAACATCTACCGCGTGGCGAAAGACTCCCGCATTATCGATGCGATGATCCACGCCGCCCACAACGGTAAGAAAGTGACCGTGGTCGTTGAACTGCAGGCGCGTTTCGATGAAGAGGCTAACATCCACTGGGCCCGTCGTCTGACCGAAGCGGGCGTGCACGTGATCTTCTCGGCTCCGGGTCTGAAGATCCACGCCAAGCTGTTCCTCATCTCCCGTAAAGAGGGCGATGACGTGGTGCGTTACGCCCACATCGGTACCGGTAACTTCAACGAAAAAACCGCCCGTATTTATACCGACTACTCGCTGCTGACCGCCGATGCGCGGATCACCAACGAAGTGCGTCGGGTGTTTAACTTCATTGAAAACCCGTATCGCCCGGTCAGCTTCGACTATCTGCTGGTTTCCCCGCAGAACTCCCGTCGTCTGCTGTATGACATGATTGACAAAGAGATTGCAAACGCGCAAAACGGCCTGCCGGCCGGCATTACGCTGAAGCTCAACAACCTGGTTGATAAAGGGCTGGTGGATCGCCTGTATGCTGCGTCCAGCTCAGGGGTGATGGTTAACCTGCTGATCCGCGGCATGTGCTCGCTGATCCCTAATCTTGAAGGTATCAGCGAAAATATTCGCGTCATCAGCATCGTTGACCGCTATCTCGAGCACGATCGCATCTATATTTTTGAGAACGGTGGCGATAAACGCGTCTACCTCTCTTCCGCCGACTGGATGACGCGTAACATCGATTACCGTATTGAAGTGGCGGCGCCGCTGCTTGACCCAAGGTTGAAGCAACAAATTCTTGATATCATTGACTTATTGTTAAGCGATACTGTAAAAGCACGTTATATCGATAAAGAACTGAGTAACCGCTATGTGCCGCGCGGCAACCGCCGGAAAGTGCGCGCGCAGCTGGCGATTTACGACTATATCAAATCACTCGAGCAACCCGATTAA
- the purN gene encoding phosphoribosylglycinamide formyltransferase, whose product MKNIVVLISGNGSNLQAIIDACKQKKINGTLRAVFSNKADAYGLERARDAGIAAHALSASQFASREAFDRELVQEIDAYAPDVVILAGYMRILSPAFVAHYAGRLLNIHPSLLPKYPGLNTHRQVLDNGDEEHGTSVHFVTDELDGGPVILQAKVPVFAGDSEEEITARVQAQEHAIYPLVVSWFVDGRLEMRDGAAWLDGAPLPPQGHAAEE is encoded by the coding sequence ATGAAAAATATAGTGGTGCTCATTTCCGGTAACGGAAGTAATTTGCAGGCTATTATCGATGCCTGCAAACAGAAGAAAATCAACGGCACCCTCCGCGCAGTATTCAGTAACAAGGCCGATGCGTACGGCCTTGAGCGTGCCCGCGATGCGGGCATTGCCGCGCATGCGCTCAGCGCCTCCCAGTTTGCCAGCCGCGAAGCCTTTGACCGCGAGCTGGTGCAGGAGATCGATGCCTACGCCCCGGACGTGGTGATACTGGCCGGCTATATGCGTATCCTCAGCCCGGCGTTTGTTGCGCACTATGCCGGACGTCTGCTGAACATCCACCCTTCCCTGCTGCCTAAATATCCCGGCCTGAACACTCATCGTCAGGTGCTGGATAATGGCGATGAAGAACACGGCACCTCGGTCCATTTCGTCACCGACGAACTGGATGGCGGCCCGGTCATTCTGCAGGCAAAAGTGCCGGTATTTGCAGGCGACAGCGAAGAGGAGATTACGGCCCGGGTGCAGGCTCAGGAGCACGCCATCTACCCGCTGGTCGTGAGCTGGTTTGTTGACGGTCGCCTGGAAATGCGCGACGGCGCCGCCTGGCTGGATGGCGCGCCGTTACCTCCGCAAGGACATGCGGCGGAAGAGTAA
- a CDS encoding 6-phospho-beta-glucosidase, whose translation MSGFKEGFLWGGAVAAHQLEGGWQEGGKGTSVADVMTAGAHGVPREITDGVLPGKNYPNHEAIDFYHRYKEDIQLFAEMGFKCFRTSIAWTRIFPKGDEQQPNEAGLQFYDDLFDECLKHGIEPVITLSHFEMPYHLVKEYGGWRNRKLIDFFVRFARVVFERYQHKVKYWMTFNEINNQANFHEDFAPFTNSGLKYQPGEDREPVMFQAAHYELVASALAVKAGRDINPSLRIGCMIAMCPIYPLTCAPNDMMMAMNAMHRRYWFTDVHVRGAYPQHLLNYFARRGFALDITEEDKAALKQGCVDYIGFSYYMSFATKATDDNPQLDYDESKSLVSNPYVQKSDWGWQIDPVGLRYSLNWFWDHYQLPLFIVENGFGAIDVQESDGTVNDQYRIDYLSAHIREMKKAVEEDGVDLMGYTPWGCIDLVSAGTGEMKKRYGFIYVDKDNEGNGTLNRSKKKSFDWYQKVIASNGESL comes from the coding sequence ATGTCAGGATTCAAAGAAGGTTTTCTGTGGGGCGGCGCGGTGGCGGCGCATCAACTTGAAGGCGGCTGGCAGGAAGGCGGGAAGGGCACGAGCGTGGCGGACGTGATGACCGCTGGCGCGCACGGCGTCCCCCGCGAAATCACCGACGGCGTGCTGCCGGGCAAAAACTACCCCAACCATGAAGCCATCGATTTCTACCATCGTTACAAAGAAGATATCCAGCTTTTCGCGGAGATGGGCTTTAAATGCTTCCGTACCTCTATTGCCTGGACGCGTATTTTCCCGAAAGGCGACGAGCAGCAACCCAACGAGGCGGGGCTTCAGTTCTATGACGACCTGTTTGATGAGTGTCTGAAGCACGGCATCGAACCGGTGATCACCCTCTCGCACTTCGAAATGCCTTATCACCTGGTGAAAGAGTACGGCGGCTGGCGTAACCGCAAGCTGATCGACTTCTTTGTGCGCTTTGCCCGCGTGGTGTTTGAGCGCTATCAGCATAAAGTGAAGTACTGGATGACCTTCAACGAGATCAACAACCAGGCCAACTTCCACGAGGATTTCGCCCCGTTTACCAACTCCGGGCTGAAGTACCAGCCGGGTGAAGATCGCGAGCCGGTGATGTTCCAGGCGGCGCACTATGAGCTGGTGGCGAGCGCCCTGGCCGTGAAGGCCGGACGCGACATCAACCCGTCCCTGCGCATCGGCTGTATGATTGCCATGTGCCCGATCTACCCGCTGACCTGCGCTCCGAACGATATGATGATGGCGATGAACGCCATGCACCGCCGCTACTGGTTCACCGACGTGCACGTTCGCGGGGCCTATCCCCAGCACCTGCTCAACTACTTTGCCCGTCGCGGCTTTGCGCTGGATATCACCGAAGAGGATAAAGCGGCGCTGAAGCAGGGCTGTGTGGACTACATTGGCTTCAGCTATTACATGTCGTTTGCCACCAAAGCGACGGACGACAACCCGCAGCTGGATTACGATGAAAGCAAAAGCCTGGTCTCCAACCCGTACGTACAGAAGTCGGACTGGGGCTGGCAGATTGACCCGGTGGGGCTGCGCTACTCCCTGAACTGGTTCTGGGATCACTACCAGCTGCCGCTGTTTATTGTCGAGAACGGCTTTGGCGCCATTGACGTGCAGGAGAGTGACGGCACGGTGAACGACCAGTACCGCATCGACTATCTCAGCGCCCATATCCGCGAGATGAAAAAAGCCGTAGAGGAAGATGGTGTGGATCTGATGGGCTACACCCCGTGGGGTTGCATCGATCTGGTCTCTGCCGGTACGGGCGAAATGAAAAAACGCTATGGCTTCATCTACGTCGATAAAGACAACGAAGGCAACGGCACGCTGAATCGCAGCAAGAAAAAGTCGTTTGACTGGTATCAGAAGGTGATCGCCAGCAACGGGGAGTCGCTTTAA